One window from the genome of Enterobacter asburiae encodes:
- a CDS encoding HoxN/HupN/NixA family nickel/cobalt transporter, whose translation MLRLLRNEPRAALLLLALVMANLLAWGWAWHAFSGSTALMAASLLAWCYGLRHAVDADHIAAIDTVTRKMMQQGKRPSGVGAWFSLGHSTIVVLASIAIAATATAFQKNMEWFHETGSLIGTAVSATFLLAMALVNMVILRGVWRSFQALKHGRPVQGDITLPAQGGVMNWLFGKTFRLVNKSWQMYLVGFLFGLGFDTATEIGVLGISAASASSGMSVWSIMIFPALFASGMALVDTLDNLLMVGAYGWAFNKPQRKLYYNMTITGTSVVVALFIGGLEALGLLMDKFALSGGIWDLIGAVNDNLGNAGFVVVGLFVACWLISMVNYRWRGYDALVVRS comes from the coding sequence ATGTTACGACTCTTACGCAATGAACCTCGCGCCGCGCTTCTGCTGCTGGCTCTGGTAATGGCAAACCTGCTGGCCTGGGGATGGGCATGGCACGCCTTTAGCGGCAGCACGGCGCTGATGGCCGCCAGCCTGCTGGCGTGGTGCTACGGGCTGCGTCACGCGGTGGACGCCGATCACATCGCGGCCATTGATACCGTGACGCGTAAGATGATGCAGCAGGGCAAACGCCCGTCCGGCGTGGGGGCGTGGTTCTCGCTGGGGCACTCCACCATCGTGGTGCTGGCCTCGATTGCCATCGCCGCTACCGCGACGGCGTTTCAGAAAAACATGGAATGGTTCCACGAAACCGGCAGCCTGATTGGCACCGCCGTTTCCGCCACCTTCCTGCTGGCGATGGCGCTGGTAAACATGGTGATCCTGCGCGGCGTCTGGCGCAGTTTTCAGGCGCTGAAACACGGCAGGCCCGTGCAGGGCGACATCACGCTGCCTGCGCAGGGCGGCGTCATGAACTGGCTGTTTGGCAAAACCTTCCGCCTGGTGAATAAAAGCTGGCAGATGTACCTGGTCGGTTTCCTGTTTGGCCTCGGCTTTGATACGGCCACCGAGATTGGCGTGCTGGGGATCTCTGCCGCCAGCGCGTCCAGCGGGATGTCGGTGTGGTCAATCATGATCTTTCCGGCGCTCTTCGCCAGCGGCATGGCGCTGGTGGATACCCTCGACAACCTGCTGATGGTCGGTGCCTACGGCTGGGCATTTAACAAGCCGCAGCGCAAGCTCTACTACAACATGACCATCACCGGCACCTCCGTGGTGGTGGCGCTGTTTATCGGCGGACTGGAAGCGCTGGGCTTGCTGATGGACAAGTTCGCCCTCAGCGGCGGCATCTGGGATCTGATTGGCGCGGTGAACGACAACCTGGGTAACGCCGGGTTTGTGGTGGTCGGGCTGTTCGTTGCCTGCTGGCTGATCTCGATGGTCAACTACCGCTGGCGCGGCTACGACGCGCTGGTTGTGCGCTCCTGA
- the hypF gene encoding carbamoyltransferase HypF, producing MCSNGVQLRVRGKVQGVGFRPFVWQLAQALQLTGDVCNDGKGVLVRLAGNGGAFTARLHQDCPPLARIDHVDTQPFTWAHLPEDFTIRHSAGGAMDTQIVPDAATCPACLAEMRDPGERRYRYPFINCTHCGPRFTIIRAMPYDRPATSMATFPLCVPCEMEYRNPADRRFHAQPVACPDCGPALEWRADDVVATREAALRAAVDMLKSGGIVAVKGLGGFHLVCDAQNPQAILRLRSRKQRPSKPLAVMIPDVDKLPESIQTLLGSPAAPIVLTPKACLPDFPEGIAPGLDSVGIMLPANPLQHLLMMDCRRPLVMTSGNLSGRPPAISNQQALDELGNIADGFLLHNRDILQRMDDSVMDRDGAMLRRARGFVPDAITLPVGFENIPAMLCTGAEMKNTFCLVRGSQAVLSQHFGDLGDEGVEAQWRGALSTMQDIYAFQPERVVCDAHPGYHMQQWAQAQGLPVETVLHHHAHAAACLAENGWPREGGDVIALTLDGIGMGENGALWGGECLRVNYLTCERLGGLPAVALPGGDLAARQPWRNLLAHCLAFVPDWQQYPETRAVQRQNWPLLATAIERGINAPRASSCGRLFDAVACALGIDAQSWEGEAACRLEALASRCAGVDHPVTLDADNLALFWQQWLAWQAEPCERAWAFHDALAKGLAELAALHARRLSLSTISLSGGVLHNRLLRARLRHYLSDFTLLFPSRLPAGDGAISFGQAAIAAARLCSQRI from the coding sequence ATGTGCAGCAACGGTGTCCAGCTGCGCGTGCGCGGCAAGGTGCAGGGCGTGGGGTTTCGTCCCTTCGTCTGGCAGCTGGCGCAGGCGCTTCAGTTGACCGGTGACGTCTGCAATGACGGGAAGGGCGTGCTGGTGCGCCTCGCGGGTAATGGGGGGGCCTTTACCGCGAGGCTGCATCAGGACTGCCCACCGCTGGCACGCATCGACCACGTTGACACGCAGCCGTTTACCTGGGCGCACCTGCCGGAGGACTTTACCATCCGCCACAGCGCGGGCGGGGCGATGGACACCCAGATTGTCCCCGATGCCGCGACCTGTCCGGCGTGTCTGGCTGAAATGCGCGACCCCGGCGAGCGCCGTTATCGCTACCCGTTTATCAACTGCACCCACTGCGGGCCGCGGTTTACCATTATCCGCGCTATGCCCTATGACCGTCCGGCCACGTCGATGGCCACATTTCCCCTCTGCGTGCCGTGCGAAATGGAATACCGTAACCCGGCTGACCGCCGCTTTCACGCCCAGCCGGTGGCGTGCCCGGACTGCGGGCCCGCGCTGGAATGGCGTGCGGACGACGTTGTTGCCACCCGCGAAGCGGCTCTGCGTGCGGCGGTGGATATGCTGAAAAGCGGCGGCATCGTTGCGGTTAAAGGGCTGGGCGGTTTTCACCTCGTCTGCGATGCGCAAAACCCGCAGGCGATACTGAGACTGCGGTCACGCAAGCAGCGCCCGTCGAAGCCGCTGGCGGTGATGATCCCGGATGTGGATAAGCTGCCTGAGTCGATTCAGACGCTGCTCGGCTCACCCGCTGCACCCATCGTGCTCACGCCAAAAGCCTGTCTGCCTGACTTCCCTGAGGGTATCGCACCGGGTCTGGATAGCGTGGGCATCATGCTGCCCGCTAATCCGCTGCAGCATCTTCTGATGATGGACTGCCGACGACCGCTGGTGATGACCTCCGGCAACCTCAGCGGAAGGCCGCCTGCCATCAGTAATCAACAGGCGCTGGATGAACTGGGCAACATTGCGGATGGATTCCTGCTGCACAACCGCGACATTCTTCAACGGATGGACGATTCGGTGATGGATCGGGACGGCGCGATGCTGCGCCGGGCGCGCGGTTTTGTGCCGGATGCCATCACGTTGCCTGTGGGTTTCGAGAATATCCCCGCCATGTTATGCACAGGCGCGGAGATGAAAAACACCTTCTGCCTGGTGCGTGGCAGCCAGGCGGTGCTGAGCCAGCATTTTGGCGATCTCGGCGACGAGGGTGTCGAAGCGCAGTGGCGCGGCGCGCTCTCGACGATGCAGGACATCTACGCCTTCCAGCCGGAGCGCGTGGTGTGCGACGCCCATCCGGGCTACCACATGCAACAATGGGCGCAGGCGCAGGGGCTGCCGGTCGAAACCGTACTGCACCATCACGCCCACGCGGCGGCGTGCCTGGCGGAGAACGGCTGGCCGCGTGAGGGCGGAGACGTTATCGCCCTGACGCTGGACGGGATCGGCATGGGCGAGAACGGCGCGCTGTGGGGCGGGGAGTGCCTGCGGGTCAACTATCTCACGTGCGAGCGTCTGGGCGGGCTGCCTGCCGTTGCGCTGCCGGGGGGCGATCTGGCGGCGCGGCAGCCGTGGCGCAACCTGCTCGCCCACTGCCTGGCGTTTGTCCCTGACTGGCAGCAGTATCCGGAAACGCGCGCGGTACAGCGCCAGAACTGGCCGCTGCTGGCGACGGCGATCGAGCGCGGCATCAACGCGCCGCGTGCCTCATCCTGTGGTCGCCTGTTTGATGCCGTCGCCTGCGCGCTCGGTATCGACGCGCAGTCCTGGGAGGGTGAAGCCGCCTGCAGGCTGGAAGCGCTGGCCTCGCGGTGCGCGGGCGTCGACCATCCGGTGACGCTGGACGCGGATAACCTCGCGCTTTTCTGGCAGCAGTGGCTGGCCTGGCAGGCTGAGCCGTGCGAGCGCGCGTGGGCGTTTCACGACGCGCTGGCTAAGGGGCTGGCGGAACTCGCCGCGCTCCATGCCCGGCGCTTATCGCTGTCGACAATCAGCCTCAGCGGCGGCGTGTTGCACAACCGTCTGCTGCGCGCGCGCCTGCGTCATTATCTTTCTGACTTTACGCTTCTTTTTCCTTCGCGCCTGCCCGCAGGTGACGGAGCGATCTCCTTCGGGCAGGCGGCGATCGCCGCCGCCCGGTTATGTTCACAAAGGATTTAA